The genomic stretch atgcatgTGTTTTTACTAATtgaagtagattttctgattgttaataactattttggtgttcctggccaataaagtcatacaatttatattgacctcttcgggctattgaacatgtctttgggctattcaaaattccatcttATTAGCCCaagggctatttggctaaaatacTTAGCGTGAAGACTGTATAGGATCACCTACAAACTCTGTGTGATTTTATTTAAGATCACCATCAAACATCATGTGGATTAGTTAGGATGACTGCTAAACCTGATTTTGATAGAGCAGAatctaacaagactattgccaagcaatatatgtcccctaccggcccCACCATTGtcacaatttcttttttttatttgttgccatagcaaccagatttcttaacgtaggaacaaaatgaaaagacgtgcataatctccatattgccttctgaccatgtttcaagtttcatgaaaaaatatgaggaacttttaaagttatcgcaggatccagaaaagtgtgacagacagacagacgcacagattGCAAACCAGAAGTCCCTTCAGGTGAAACCAGAAGGGGACAATAACCTCTGGAAAACAGGGTAATGGataacctttgtaaaaaaattcatgttttgtttcataTGAATAACTTACGAACCAAAAAAACATGGAAAATACATATACAGTCATTGGTAATATCATTTTCATCAGTACCCAGCAGACCCTGAAAAATATAGTCATGTTGAAtttaaagcaaattaaataaaaatcaagtTCATACCTCTTTGTCTTCATAATGTGGTATTTTGTTGAACTGGCAAACTTTTGGGATAGACTGGGCAAATGTCATCCCATAGCTGACCTGTAAGAGAAATCACTctaagtaacaagagggccaagatggccctagttcgctcacctgaaaggagtcggttcattcaatctttaccaaatgtcaaacttgacctagatagtgtccagacaaacatcctggtcaagtttcatcattatttcatctgcaagtcatgatcaatgtacctatgaagtttcatgatcctaggcgcaagcattcttgagttatcatccggaaaccatttatctaagttgagtcaccgtgaccttgacagccattgtgtgattacattttttggcactgtgaccttgacctttgacctagtgacctgataatcaataggggtcatctgcgagccatgatcaatatacctttgaagcttcatgaacctaggcataagcattcttgagttatcatccagaaaccattttactatttcaggtcactgtgaacttgacctttgacctagagacctgaaaatcaataggggtcatctgcgagtcatgatcattgtacctatgaaatttcatgatcctaggcataagcgttcttgagttatcatccagaaaccattttactatttcaggtcaccgtgacttagagctttgacctgaaaatctataagggtcatctacgagtcatgatcaatgtagctatgaagtttcatgatcctaggcctaagcgttcttgagttatcatccggaaaccattttactattttgggtcatcgtgaccatgacctttgacctagtgacctgaaaatcaataggcgtcatctacgagttattatcaatgtacttatgaagtttcatgatcctaggcctaagcgttcttgagttatcatccggaaaccattttactattttgggtcatcatgaccttgacctttgacctagtgacctgaaaattaataggggttatctgcgagtcatgatcaatgaatctatgaagtttcatgattttagGCATGAgtttttttgagttatcatctcgacaccattttactgctttgggtcaccgtgaccttgacatttgacctagtgacctgaaaatcaatagatcatctgcgagtcatgatcaatgtatctttgaagtttcatgatcctaggcataagtggacggaccgacatgagcaaaacaatataccccctcttcttcgagggggggggggcataatgagaaaactgccaccctcccagcagccatgttattcaactgaccggaaccatttttgaactcacctcttgtatcaaggaaacaaatgttctgagcaagtttcatgaaaattgggccaaaaatgttacttctactgtgttcacatgttttcactatatacatatattgaaaaatgccccgcccactggcggccatgttttttcaccgatcccgaccattttcaaactcgtccgagatatcaataaaaccaatgttttgaccacctttcatgatgattgggcaacaattgtgccttctagagtgtttacaaggtttctctatagccaagtagggaaaactgccactatatacatatagagaaaaatgccccgcccactggcggccatgttttttcaccgatctagaccattttcgaactcgtccgagacatcaattgaaacaatgttttgaccaactttcatgatgattgggcaaaaattgtgacttctagagtgtttacaaggtttctatatagccaaataaggaaaactgccccgcccactggcggccatgttttttaatggatcggaaccacttttaaactcaactaagatatcattaagacaaacattttgacaaagtaacatgaagattgggcatgaaatgtgacttctacagtgtttacaaggtttttctttttttttaccaagtgacctagtttttgacctggcacaacccGCTTTCGAaatcggccgagatttcattgggacaaagcttctgaccaagtttcatgaagatgggacaagaaatgtggcctctagaatgctTACAAGCAAATGATgacggtcggacggacggacataggacggacaaagaccggtcacaaaagctcaccttttaggtgagctaaaaagtgagcTATCCTAATGTCTACAAAAAAGATGCGTGTTTTTTTCAAAGGAGAAAAACAATGAATATCACTATTTTTTAGTCTCACCTGATGTCTAGCTAATGTGTGTACAGCAAAATGCCTCGTCCTTTCCAGTAAAGTCTGAAACTTGCTGAAACAAAGTTGTTGAGTTTACCAGATATGCAAGTCATAGAAAAATCAACAAAAAGGGCCaaaatgtcacaaaaccaggttttcaactcaaattatgaccttgaccttggagatattgacgtgattctttcgagcgacacactgtccaaggagggtgaacaaatgtgccaaatgattttaaaatctcacaatgaacgacatatttaaggcccggacaagcttgttctgcccacCCGCCAGCCCGCTGACATTcgcaaatctaataaccagtttttttctttggaaaacctggttaaaaatcaacATCAGGCTGAAAAAAGTCAAAACATTAAGAATTTTCCATAGACCTATGCTCAAatatgaacaagagggccatgaaagCCCTACAGCACTAAGCTGAGTTCTTGGTACACCAACTattgaagacttgacctggtAACCTATTTTTTAACCCCTTtcgacccagattcaaacattaTTAtgacattatcaagataaacattttgaccgagtttcatcaagattgagtgatTAATGTGGCATACAGagtggttacaaggtttttcttaattgTAACCAGGAGCCTTGCTTTTGTAAACATGTGACACAGATTCAAACCTGTCCTTGattttgttaacataaacatGACATTAGTACATGACAAATATATTGTCATTCAAGAAAAATGAttggaccaagtttcatcaagaattGAGACATAAATGAGGCCTCTGGAGTTAAAACAatcttttttcttttatatttgatTTGAGCTGGAGactttttgtttgttaatttgtatggGAACAAAAGATTTAAACGCACACTGCTTGATGCATTACAGCTCAAGTTAGCTAAAAAATACAATATGGGGTCATTACTATAACCCAGTTTAAAAGTTGATCTAATTATATCCATGCATGGAAAATACAAATCGGTCACATGACGACAGTTTGTAAATAAGAACACATCATTTTTGTATTTAGGATTACGAAGTGAGATATAACATGATATTTACCTTGGTATTTTCAGGCAGATGGATATGATAGGTGGGGAGAAGGAGACACTAGTAAATGAGGTACAGGTCATGCCTTTCTTGTGCCATGTGCCCCCTTCTCGGTATCCGGATGTTACCACAACAACTGAAACATGCACATGTCAAGTGTTGCTCTCTCATAGCCTTTATTTCAAGGCATTGTGCCATTATATTATGAATAGAAGATGttcatatttatacaaaaacaagATGGCCAAAGGCTCACCTGAGACCAAAAGAAAATTAACTGCTCTGACCTGGTAATCAGAActccagataatttttttaagataagGAGTATTTCACTCATGACTTTTTAAGCTGAtgagtaaaatacaaaatcaaagatgTTTGCGGGAGTATTTAAAATACTCCCaaaaagtctttgattttgtattttataacaattttatacatgaacatgcagaaaacatgtattaataataaaaatcatcTACTCTCGTTTacataaatatgcattttgaaatgGCTGATCAAATAATCCGAATTTGGACACTGTTGGTCTaactgataattgcacaaaatacGTATGccaattttaatgatttttttcactcATCAAAAGTATAATTCATGCGCATTTGGCATGAGTATTTTATACAAATAggcatcttatctggacctctgctGGTAATATCTTGCTACAGCCATATACAGAACTACCATCCCACCCCAGCAGCTCTTTTTTAACCAAACATTATGGAACCATTGTATAACTTGGCCCCATTatcattagaaaaatgttttgagcaagtttcattttGATTGGGGAAAAATTGTGGCTTCTATAGActtttcacaaggttttactatagccaaagcAGGAAAACTGCCATACCCCCTTTCACTCTCATGCTTTTAAATGGACTTGTACCATTACGGACATTGGCTCAGATTTGTGAATTTTTTCGCTGATTGAAAACATTTTCTAAGTGACATGTAGTCAGCCGAAATATCATTTGAGCAAATTTCTtagcaagtttcattatgattgggcaaaaaataaaGTATCCTCAAGCTTGTTTCTAATGTGACCTAGTACCCAATTTTTACCCtggttgaattttttttaaactaaattcaTGCAGATCAGGAAATAATTAAATGTGGTCTTAAGTAAATGTTCATCATGTTTCAATGAAGACAATGATGAacaaaatgtgataataaattcTTATCCTGAGCAGGactgctcaggtaagctaaaactTGCCCCTCACTAAGCTTTGCCTGGTTGGTTTGAGCAAAATGAAAAACGCTTCGTGATGGCaatttttcttcatattttattgatttgaaataacaatttataaaacatttcaagACAATGGAAGGTGACCAGAATAGCTTACATTCCAGTTCACATGAGTCAttgaccctcttgtttttacCTGGTTGAGGCACCATTTGCATGATAGATTTGTATGTTTTTCTGGTGTTACAGTCATCATCATGGTGATGAAGGCGATCTGTACGGGTGAGTATATCTTCAGCTACATCACAAAAAAAAGTATTTGTAGTCTGACATTTATGATGATTAATTAATTGTGGATCACATTAATCTTTGACTATGGTAAgacaattattttctttttaaaacattaattgcaaATGGTAAAAAATACTAACAACATTGGCTAGAACCACTGATAAATACATACAAATCCGAAAACattataagttttaattaatcCGAATACTAATCAACAACCGAAACAATGTTGTAATAACATTAATCACCATCTTTTGAAGCAAATCGTCTTATTCCGTTACATTTTATACGTGCGCTTGTTTGATGTGTCACAGAGCTGAGTATAAAATTCCGTCCATTGCACGAGGACAACAGATTTATCGTGCATTTCATTCTGACGGACGTTCGGTCTCAAGTAAGGTGAAGGTCGCAAAAATCCGCaactaacaaaatatttttaGCATATTTCTGAGTAAAATATTGACTGCTTTTTGAAACATGCCTTTAAATCTTTCGAGAATGATTAATAAGATTAATACTCGTGTTTGAATATATTCGTAACATTTAACTAAAAAAAATACTAGCTTTGAAAGAAAGATAAACAAAGATGGCGATTACTTGGAGTGTCACCACACAGTTTCGAACCCTGACGGTCAGATATTTTTCCCGCTCCAGCGCTCTCGGCAAAGCGAGCAAAGGTCAATCATCGAACTGGTGGATTAATCGTCAACTGAATGATCCCTACGTTAAACAAGCCCAGGAGGAAGGCTGGCGGTGTCGAAGTGCCTTTAaactcattgaaatcaacaaACGCTTTGAACTAATAAAACCCGGCTCCGTTGTTATTGACTGCGGGGCCTCACCGGGTTCCTGGTCGCAAGTTGCAGCGAAGTTGAGCAAATCTGGTATGGAATATTTGTACGCATTACCCattcattattttttgttattttgattaaTGTGCCTTATTGTTTCAGTCAATTAGGCTGAAAATTAGATGCAACGAATGAACGTTTGCTTCGTTTATATGGGGATATATCGATATATGATGGTTGATATGCTAGTAACAAGGATCTTCAAATTGATGATCGGAGCCCTCATGTATTCTTGCTTCTACTTAACTCGTCAGACCTTGATATTTTGGCATTTGACATCACGTAACATTATATGCTGGTCTCCaaccaagtttgctcaaatcaTGTTCTTGGTGTCAGAAATGTACAAGTCCTATGGATAACTTGTTTCCCATACATGGTATAGTGTTTCTTTAAAGTATTTTCTTCTGAAACCACAAGACCCAGATAAAATCATGCACACGGAGTCCAGATGGCCCCGCCttgatgtttatttaacataaaacatgtcCTTAAAGGGCCGTCCAGGCGTCCAACAGATAAGGCGTCTTaccgacgcgaaacgatattttgggaaactacgaggattgcttatatagctataaaatacatggatggtcgagtggtctaggcgggaggctttttactccaggaattcaggggtcagtggttcgagccctgttgaggtttacttttttccttttttaaaattgtattattgtttttttacaggagtttttttagttcaaatgtttaaatttatcaatataaagcatttaaagtatttaatgacaagcttcaatacatgccaaaatctgtttgacggcccctttaaggagGCACGGcagttttccgtatatggctttaGTGCAACCATATAAACATTAAAGATGTGCTGTTATCTGCCCAAAAATCACGAACATTGCTTAGAAAATGTGTTAtcatgatatctcagctgagatCTCAAATGGCAACGGAAAAATGCAGCGAACGTTATATAGAATCTGATATACGTATTATCTTGACCATGGTGTTGGCCTATTACTTGCGTTTGCAGCATTTTCAGTATTAACAACAGCATGCTTATAATTCATAGCAGTGCTgcacatgtaacattttaaactGTGAAATAATCATAAAAGCATGATCAAATGTACATTCAAATGTTATTTCTGTCTACATATGACAGTAATACATATATAAAGTTTACGTTGAAATACTTGTGGGACAGTGGGATTATAGTATGAAGAAACAAATCCATTGCTTACGCAATAAGCCACACAATTATTATATGAGAGTATGTTTGTCAAATATGATTTGCGCATATTAATATCTTTTTTACATTAAAGAAGTGGATGTTAACTATTTCCTACTGAAGTTTCGACAAATTGAACCCCAAACACATTCACAGTTTGTTCAAAACTCGTGTGAACTTGACCATGTATCGTACATTTCTTTTAAAGATCGCCAAAAGATGCCATCTGCAAATATGCCAAGTGGCGGATAACCCTTATCACCTGCAATGGACGATATGTAATTTTGCGAGAATTGAATATCGAACATTTTATGTATTGTTGAAATCATCAGAAAATAACATTATACGGACGTTTAATTGAAAAATGATGGTTGGTCATTAACTGTTTCGTTGACTTGTCGTTTGTATCGTATTGCGAGCATCTGCACGGGATTGCTTAAAGTCGTGTAAGTCGATATTAACTTATACGTTGCCCTTACTTTTACAGACACGCGTGAGGGAACTGTTATCGGCATCGACCTGCAGCAAATAGTTCCTATCGAAGGCGTTGTGACGCTGGCAGGCCATGACTTTACCACTTCAACTACACAGCAACGAATAATTAACATTCTTAACGACAGATTAGCCGACGTCATCCTCAGCGATATGGCGCCCTCAGCCTCCGGTACCGCGGCACTTGACCACGACCGGATCTGTCAGCTGTCTGTCGCCGTGTTGAAGTTTTCTTCAGCGATATTAACAAAAGGTGGCCACGTGCTGTGTAAAATATGGGACGGGGCTGAACGAGATAAAGTTACGTCTAT from Dreissena polymorpha isolate Duluth1 chromosome 10, UMN_Dpol_1.0, whole genome shotgun sequence encodes the following:
- the LOC127847504 gene encoding rRNA methyltransferase 2, mitochondrial-like produces the protein MAITWSVTTQFRTLTVRYFSRSSALGKASKGQSSNWWINRQLNDPYVKQAQEEGWRCRSAFKLIEINKRFELIKPGSVVIDCGASPGSWSQVAAKLSKSDTREGTVIGIDLQQIVPIEGVVTLAGHDFTTSTTQQRIINILNDRLADVILSDMAPSASGTAALDHDRICQLSVAVLKFSSAILTKGGHVLCKIWDGAERDKVTSIMKRMFRSVKIVKPDACRSESAEIYLLGMDFFLDRHT